The sequence ATGGGTTTTAATCTTAGCGTCAGCGTTGCCTAAATGCGTGAATATCCCCTCTATTTCCAAGCCCTTCAAAGCGCGGATTTTTTTAATGATTTCTATGCTTTTAAAATTAGGTTCTAATCCCAAGCGGTGCATGCCGGTATCAATTTTGAGATGGATTTTTAAGCGTTTTTTGGCTTTTAAAGCCATTTGAGAAAAAACTTCCGCTTGTTCAAGGCTAAAAACCATAGCGCTCAAATCGTTATCAACTAGCATGGAAGCGTTAGCGTTAGGGCTATAACCTAAGATCAAAATGGGGGTTTTAGGGAAATGAGAACGCAACTCTAAAGCTTCATCTAAGGCCGCTACCCCTAAATAATTAGCCCCTTCTTGTAAAAAAATTTCACTCGCTTTGATCGCCCCTACCCCGTAAGCGTTCGCCTTGACAACCGCCATGATGTGGGCGTCTTTAGGGACAATGCTTTTGACTGCGCTAAAATTATGCCTTAGAGAAACGGTATTCACTTCTACAAAACTCGCCCTTTTTAACATGTCATTTTACTTGTTAGAATGCTTGCTAAAATACCAACGAGTTTCAGAATAAACCACTTTATGCAATAAAATCAAAGCGATCAAATTAGGGATAGCCATAAGCCCGTTAGAAAGATCCGCTAAATTCCACACAAAATCAATTTTAGCCATAGCCCCCACCATCACACTCGCTAAAAAGATCAAGCGGTAATATTTCACTTTTTTTTCACTAAAAGCGTATTCAGTGCATTTTTCCCCATAATAAGCCCAACCAATAATCGTAGAGTAGGCAAAAAAGATCATGGTTGTAAAAATCACCACCGTCCCTAATGAGCCTAGAAAATACTCCGTGCTTTTTAGAGTGAGCAAATTAGCGCTTAATTTTTCCCCATTAGGGAGTAAGGTGTTGTATTCTGGCACCATTAAAATCACGCTCGCTGTTGCCGAACACACTATTAAAGTTACAATAAAAGTTTGGAGCATGGACACTAAGGCTTGACGCACCGGGTGGTGCGTTTGAGCGCTTGCGGCAATAATGGCTGAACTCCCCAACCCCGCTTCATTAGAATACAACCCCCTAGCCACGCCCGTTTTTATCATTGTCGCTACCAACGCGCCGCTCGCTCCGCCCACAACGGGTTTAGGGTTAAAGGCTTCTTCAAAAATGAGTTTGATCGCTTGAATGGCTAAATCAAAATGGCTAACAATAATATAAATGATAGCGATCAAATACAAAAGCACCATAATAGGAGCCAAGTAAGAAGTGAATTTACCAATGGATTTAATCCCCCCTATGACAATAACAGCGGTTAAAATCGTGAGCAATAAGCCTGAAACCCAACTAGGCAAGTTCGCTTGTTCGCTTAAAATGGAAGAAACCGCATTAGATTGCGTCATGTTACCGGTGCCAA is a genomic window of Helicobacter pylori oki112 containing:
- a CDS encoding alanine/glycine:cation symporter family protein, giving the protein METIDSVVRYLSNFVWGIPMQILLVGTGLFLTFYLRGLQFSKIFYAIKILFDKESQSKGDISQFSALMLSLGATVGIGSIVGVATAISIAGPGAVFWMWVTGLVGMATKYSEGILAVKYREKGAFGYNGGPMYYIKNGLNMPKLAMAFAIFTIIASIGTGNMTQSNAVSSILSEQANLPSWVSGLLLTILTAVIVIGGIKSIGKFTSYLAPIMVLLYLIAIIYIIVSHFDLAIQAIKLIFEEAFNPKPVVGGASGALVATMIKTGVARGLYSNEAGLGSSAIIAASAQTHHPVRQALVSMLQTFIVTLIVCSATASVILMVPEYNTLLPNGEKLSANLLTLKSTEYFLGSLGTVVIFTTMIFFAYSTIIGWAYYGEKCTEYAFSEKKVKYYRLIFLASVMVGAMAKIDFVWNLADLSNGLMAIPNLIALILLHKVVYSETRWYFSKHSNK